In the genome of Desulfatiglans sp., one region contains:
- a CDS encoding class I SAM-dependent methyltransferase, whose translation MTSEWITYNELAWVDGLLSDPDEYEDEAGHYVSLIKSHCPFTPLTMLHLGSGAGGIDRVFKKHFTITGVDLSQGMLSMARALHPDIEYIEGDMRDIRLGRMFDVVAIPDSIDYMATYNDLNRAIETAALHLKPNGILLVVGKTAETFQNNNFVHTGEKDGINVIFLLYLACKTVMNEKRIWLMNNHYVNWFWVMKTGLHGQALE comes from the coding sequence ATGACATCAGAATGGATTACATATAATGAACTGGCCTGGGTAGATGGTCTGCTTTCTGACCCGGATGAATATGAAGATGAGGCGGGTCACTATGTATCTCTGATTAAAAGCCATTGTCCGTTTACGCCTTTAACAATGCTGCACCTTGGGAGCGGCGCAGGTGGCATTGACAGGGTTTTTAAAAAGCATTTTACAATTACAGGTGTGGACCTGAGCCAGGGGATGCTTTCAATGGCAAGGGCGCTTCATCCTGATATTGAGTATATTGAAGGTGATATGCGGGATATAAGGCTTGGCCGCATGTTCGATGTTGTTGCAATACCAGACAGCATAGATTACATGGCCACATATAATGACCTGAACAGGGCCATTGAAACCGCTGCTTTACATCTAAAGCCAAATGGAATCCTGCTTGTGGTTGGTAAAACCGCTGAGACATTTCAGAATAATAACTTTGTCCATACAGGAGAAAAGGATGGCATTAATGTTATATTTTTACTTTACTTGGCCTGTAAAACTGTTATGAATGAAAAGCGGATATGGTTAATGAATAATCATTATGTAAATTGGTTTTGGGTAATGAAAACTGGACTCCACGGTCAAGCCTTGGAATGA
- a CDS encoding HAD-IA family hydrolase — MNTIEIILFDLGGVLVELTGVPTMIKWTKNIYNESEMWEAWLRSPSVRSFEKGDTTARQFATDIIKEMNLPVGIEEFIDNFTLWPSGLYPGVPDLLNRLSHKTLACFSNSNELHWPRLMKEMGIEKMLDYHFASHEMGKLKPDKDAFEHVLSSLGCHPASVLFFDDNELNINSAREMGLMAYRVKGPQEIEDILVDMRILENPN, encoded by the coding sequence ATGAATACTATAGAAATTATTCTATTTGATTTAGGCGGGGTTCTGGTTGAACTAACAGGTGTTCCTACCATGATCAAATGGACGAAAAATATTTATAATGAAAGCGAAATGTGGGAGGCATGGTTACGGTCTCCTTCAGTGCGTTCTTTTGAAAAAGGAGATACCACCGCCAGGCAATTCGCTACTGATATTATTAAAGAGATGAATTTGCCTGTTGGAATCGAAGAGTTTATTGATAACTTTACTCTTTGGCCAAGCGGGTTATATCCGGGCGTACCGGATCTCCTTAATAGATTAAGCCACAAAACTCTTGCCTGTTTCAGTAATTCAAATGAATTGCACTGGCCACGCCTTATGAAAGAGATGGGCATTGAAAAGATGCTCGATTACCACTTTGCCTCTCATGAAATGGGTAAACTCAAACCTGACAAAGATGCATTTGAACATGTATTAAGCAGTCTTGGCTGCCATCCTGCATCAGTTCTCTTTTTCGACGATAATGAACTCAATATAAACAGCGCCAGGGAAATGGGGTTAATGGCATATCGCGTAAAAGGTCCACAAGAAATCGAGGATATTCTTGTTGATATGCGGATACTTGAGAACCCGAATTAA